From one Oncorhynchus clarkii lewisi isolate Uvic-CL-2024 chromosome 6, UVic_Ocla_1.0, whole genome shotgun sequence genomic stretch:
- the LOC139411032 gene encoding voltage-dependent anion-selective channel protein 2-like isoform X1: MSDKGGEKASLVRKEGESPAAQASQNKGAPCVPCCHKVTMAVPPAYSDLGKSAKDIFSKGYGFGIVKLDLKTKAQSGVEFATSGSSNTDTGKAAGNLETKYKVKELGLSFNQKWNTDNTLTTEVSIEDQLAKGLKLALDTSFVPNTGKKSAKLKTGYKRDFINLGCDLDFDMAGPTVHAAAVLGYEGWLAGYQMAFDTAKSKLSQNNFALGYKAGDFQLHTNVNDGTEFGGSIYQKVNCHLETAINLAWTAGSNNTRFGIGAKYQLDKDASLSAKVNNASLIGVGYTQVLRPGVKLTLSALIDGKNFNAGGHKVGMGFELEA; this comes from the exons ATGTCAGACAAAGGCGGAGAGAAGGCAAGCCTggtgaggaaggagggggagagtcCAGCAGCACAGGCCAGTCAGAACAAAGGAGCTCCCTGTGTGCCATGTTGCCACAAGG tcacCATGGCTGTTCCTCCTGCATACTCAGACCTGGGAAAATCTGCCAAAGACATCTTCAGCAAGGGCTATG GCTTTGGAATTGTGAAACTGGACCTAAAGACCAAGGCCCAGAGTGGAGTT gAGTTTGCGACCTCGGGCTCCAGTAACACAGACACAGGGAAGGCAGCAGGTAACCTGGAGACCAAATATAAGGTGAAGGAGCTGGGCCTGAGCTTCAACCAGAAATGGAACACAGACAACACCCTGACCACTGAGGTCTCCATAGAGGACCAG TTGGCTAAGGGCTTGAAGCTGGCTCTGGACACATCGTTCGTGCCCAACACTGG TAAGAAGAGTGCCAAGCTGAAGACTGGTTACAAGCGGGACTTCATCAACCTGGGCTGTGACCTGGACTTTGACATGGCAGGCCCCACGGTCCATGCTGCTGCCGTGCTGGGCTAtgagggctggctggctgggtacCAGATGGCCTTCGACACAGCCAAGTCCAAACTGTCCCAGAACAACTTTGCCCTGGGATACAAGGCTGGGGACTTCCAGCTCCACACCAATGT TAACGACGGTACAGAGTTCGGTGGCTCCATCTACCAGAAGGTGAACTGCCACTTGGAAACAGCCATCAACCTTGCCTGGACGGCCGGCAGCAACAACACACGCTTTGGCATCGGAGCCAAATACCAGCTGGACAAGGACGCTTCCCTGTCT gCCAAAGTCAACAACGCCAGTCTGATTGGAGTCGGCTACACACAGGTCCTCCGGCCAG gagtGAAGCTGACTCTCTCAGCTCTGATCGATGGGAAGAACTTCAACGCAGGCGGCCACAAGGTTGGCATGGGCTTTGAGCTGGAGGCAtaa
- the LOC139411032 gene encoding voltage-dependent anion-selective channel protein 2-like isoform X2, with amino-acid sequence MAVPPAYSDLGKSAKDIFSKGYGFGIVKLDLKTKAQSGVEFATSGSSNTDTGKAAGNLETKYKVKELGLSFNQKWNTDNTLTTEVSIEDQLAKGLKLALDTSFVPNTGKKSAKLKTGYKRDFINLGCDLDFDMAGPTVHAAAVLGYEGWLAGYQMAFDTAKSKLSQNNFALGYKAGDFQLHTNVNDGTEFGGSIYQKVNCHLETAINLAWTAGSNNTRFGIGAKYQLDKDASLSAKVNNASLIGVGYTQVLRPGVKLTLSALIDGKNFNAGGHKVGMGFELEA; translated from the exons ATGGCTGTTCCTCCTGCATACTCAGACCTGGGAAAATCTGCCAAAGACATCTTCAGCAAGGGCTATG GCTTTGGAATTGTGAAACTGGACCTAAAGACCAAGGCCCAGAGTGGAGTT gAGTTTGCGACCTCGGGCTCCAGTAACACAGACACAGGGAAGGCAGCAGGTAACCTGGAGACCAAATATAAGGTGAAGGAGCTGGGCCTGAGCTTCAACCAGAAATGGAACACAGACAACACCCTGACCACTGAGGTCTCCATAGAGGACCAG TTGGCTAAGGGCTTGAAGCTGGCTCTGGACACATCGTTCGTGCCCAACACTGG TAAGAAGAGTGCCAAGCTGAAGACTGGTTACAAGCGGGACTTCATCAACCTGGGCTGTGACCTGGACTTTGACATGGCAGGCCCCACGGTCCATGCTGCTGCCGTGCTGGGCTAtgagggctggctggctgggtacCAGATGGCCTTCGACACAGCCAAGTCCAAACTGTCCCAGAACAACTTTGCCCTGGGATACAAGGCTGGGGACTTCCAGCTCCACACCAATGT TAACGACGGTACAGAGTTCGGTGGCTCCATCTACCAGAAGGTGAACTGCCACTTGGAAACAGCCATCAACCTTGCCTGGACGGCCGGCAGCAACAACACACGCTTTGGCATCGGAGCCAAATACCAGCTGGACAAGGACGCTTCCCTGTCT gCCAAAGTCAACAACGCCAGTCTGATTGGAGTCGGCTACACACAGGTCCTCCGGCCAG gagtGAAGCTGACTCTCTCAGCTCTGATCGATGGGAAGAACTTCAACGCAGGCGGCCACAAGGTTGGCATGGGCTTTGAGCTGGAGGCAtaa